Proteins from a single region of Pseudomonas fulva:
- a CDS encoding condensation domain-containing protein, translating into MDTPTPPLLPLSELAARCVRQSFAQSRLWFLHQLEPERAQHNILIRMGLQGPRLQRARLKGALDALCLRHPILRACYRTAETGPEQWLAAPPSIDLERHDLSGLSASARHTVLERLLHDQQNTPFDLEAGPVMRACLLDLDAASQELIIVIHHIAFDGRSGEILLQDLAHYYDSEEPGAPLPGSLQYADFAAWEPAYVTAQLIESEIAFWRGYLAGIPLQLEFDRRVRSAGPAQGGRFAFTIQAEQVERLKQVSRRLRLPLFVTLTGLFQTWLHYLSGQHRFLVGTDVHGRDLPVLQDIFGFFVNQLALKCELEDELSLGELLARTRQAIRVAHAHRQLPFDLLVSHLAPQRKTDRSPLFQAKFNYQRDRFSIEGLGQARLVSTQVIQDLAGFDLVLDLMHRHAGIEATLEYDRRLFSSDEIERFASLWQELLSQVDDLIEQPLGDLRARLQQWDDAHLLRQQHAHHDQGRARLGNTRRRAISL; encoded by the coding sequence ATGGACACTCCAACTCCGCCGCTGCTGCCCCTGAGCGAGCTGGCTGCTCGCTGCGTACGTCAGTCCTTCGCCCAGAGCCGCCTGTGGTTCCTGCACCAGCTAGAGCCCGAACGTGCCCAGCACAACATCCTGATACGCATGGGGCTGCAAGGGCCGCGCCTGCAGCGCGCCCGTCTCAAGGGGGCACTCGACGCACTCTGTCTACGCCACCCGATACTACGCGCCTGTTACCGCACGGCCGAGACCGGCCCCGAGCAGTGGCTCGCCGCCCCACCGTCCATCGACCTCGAACGCCACGATCTCAGCGGCCTGAGCGCCAGCGCGCGCCACACCGTGCTCGAGCGCCTGTTGCACGACCAGCAGAACACGCCCTTCGACCTCGAAGCGGGTCCGGTCATGCGCGCCTGCCTGCTCGATCTCGACGCAGCTTCGCAGGAGCTGATCATCGTCATCCATCACATCGCCTTCGATGGTCGTTCGGGCGAAATCCTCCTGCAGGATCTGGCTCACTACTACGACAGCGAAGAGCCGGGTGCGCCACTGCCCGGAAGCCTGCAATACGCCGATTTCGCGGCCTGGGAACCTGCCTACGTGACCGCACAGCTGATCGAAAGCGAAATCGCTTTCTGGCGCGGCTACCTGGCCGGTATACCGCTGCAGCTGGAGTTCGACCGCCGCGTGCGTAGCGCAGGGCCGGCCCAGGGCGGCCGCTTCGCATTCACCATCCAGGCAGAACAGGTCGAACGGCTCAAGCAGGTCTCTCGGCGCCTGCGCCTGCCCCTGTTCGTGACGCTGACCGGTCTGTTCCAGACCTGGCTGCATTACCTCAGTGGTCAGCATCGCTTTCTCGTCGGCACCGATGTACACGGCCGCGACCTGCCTGTCCTGCAAGACATCTTCGGCTTCTTCGTCAATCAGCTCGCGCTCAAGTGCGAGCTGGAGGATGAGCTGAGCCTGGGCGAGTTGCTGGCACGCACTCGCCAGGCCATTCGCGTGGCCCATGCCCATCGGCAGTTGCCATTCGACCTGCTGGTGTCCCATCTGGCGCCCCAACGCAAGACGGATCGCTCGCCATTGTTCCAGGCCAAGTTCAACTACCAGCGTGACCGCTTCAGCATCGAGGGGCTGGGCCAAGCCCGCCTCGTCAGTACCCAGGTGATCCAGGATCTGGCGGGCTTCGATCTGGTGCTCGACCTGATGCATCGCCACGCCGGTATCGAAGCCACGCTGGAATATGACCGCCGCCTGTTCAGCAGCGACGAGATCGAGCGTTTCGCCAGCCTCTGGCAGGAACTGCTAAGCCAGGTCGACGACCTGATCGAACAACCGCTCGGCGACCTGCGCGCTCGACTGCAACAGTGGGACGACGCCCACCTGCTACGGCAGCAGCACGCACACCACGACCAGGGGCGCGCCCGCCTGGGCAATACCCGCCGCCGCGCCATCAGCCTGTAG
- a CDS encoding TauD/TfdA family dioxygenase, whose translation MNQVANMRPAAAPLAPHELDDCIVAPLLDDNPLPLLIASQQGQSIHTLSDALRTLAQQTLSTTGGVLFRNFKVPTPLDFKRFAASFGMPLGTYEFGSTPRSKVFAGVYSSTEYPAHQNIPLHNEQSYTRQWPSRIWFHCMRPSQTGGETPIADSRQVYQAIDPAIREEFIAKGLLYVRNYSRALDLPWQQVFNTDERSKVEQYCQSQGIDWSWSEAGELSTRQLCQAAVRHPLSQEWVWFNQAHLFHISAMAQDLRQALIDAVGETQLPRNVYFGDGTPIPDATLDAIRGVYADTCVAFPWQSGDVLMLDNVLVAHGRNPFSGDRKVIVAMA comes from the coding sequence ATGAATCAGGTTGCCAACATGCGCCCCGCCGCCGCGCCCCTCGCACCTCATGAACTCGACGATTGCATCGTCGCCCCCTTGCTGGACGACAATCCGCTTCCCCTGCTGATCGCCAGCCAGCAAGGCCAGTCGATCCATACCCTGAGCGATGCATTGCGCACGCTTGCCCAGCAGACGCTGAGCACCACCGGCGGCGTCCTGTTTCGCAATTTCAAGGTGCCGACGCCACTGGACTTCAAGCGCTTCGCAGCCAGTTTCGGCATGCCGCTGGGCACCTACGAGTTCGGTTCCACGCCCCGTAGCAAGGTGTTCGCCGGCGTCTATAGCTCGACCGAATACCCGGCTCACCAGAACATCCCCCTGCATAACGAGCAGTCCTATACACGCCAGTGGCCATCGCGCATCTGGTTCCATTGCATGAGGCCGAGCCAGACCGGCGGGGAAACCCCCATCGCCGACAGCCGCCAGGTGTACCAGGCGATCGATCCGGCCATTCGCGAGGAATTCATCGCCAAGGGACTGCTTTACGTACGCAACTACAGCCGTGCCCTCGATCTGCCCTGGCAACAGGTGTTCAACACCGATGAGCGCAGCAAGGTCGAACAGTATTGCCAGTCCCAGGGCATCGACTGGAGCTGGTCGGAGGCCGGCGAACTAAGCACCCGGCAATTGTGCCAGGCCGCTGTCCGCCACCCCCTCAGCCAGGAGTGGGTATGGTTCAACCAGGCCCACCTGTTCCATATCTCCGCCATGGCGCAGGATCTACGTCAGGCCCTGATCGACGCGGTCGGTGAAACGCAATTGCCGCGCAATGTCTATTTTGGCGACGGCACGCCGATTCCCGATGCCACCCTGGATGCCATTCGCGGCGTCTATGCCGATACCTGCGTCGCCTTCCCCTGGCAGAGCGGTGATGTGCTGATGCTCGACAACGTGCTGGTCGCCCATGGCCGCAACCCGTTCAGCGGTGACCGCAAGGTCATCGTGGCGATGGCCTAG